The following are encoded together in the Pseudoalteromonas piscicida genome:
- the fliR gene encoding flagellar biosynthetic protein FliR: MEFTFAVIMQWLSDFLLPLVRISSMIMVMAGLGAQSVPARIKFALAVVVTFAVVPVLPKSEFTDLFSFSMILVVLQEMMTGVAIGFGSLLLLNTFIIAGQILAMQTGLGFASVVDPANGLSVPAVGQFYLILATLLFFVYNGHLMMIQMVVYSFESFPIAGNWWAVDNFWRIVNWGGWMFSTALALALAPLTAMLIINISFGIMTRAAPQMNIFSVGFAFTLVAGLTIIWATLGNFLAQFEFQWLKMTELMCDLIGCTV; the protein is encoded by the coding sequence ATGGAGTTCACCTTTGCGGTAATCATGCAGTGGTTGAGTGATTTTTTACTTCCACTAGTACGTATAAGCTCAATGATAATGGTAATGGCAGGGCTTGGGGCACAAAGTGTGCCGGCCCGAATTAAGTTTGCTCTCGCTGTGGTTGTTACCTTTGCCGTGGTGCCCGTTTTGCCCAAGTCAGAATTTACCGATTTGTTCTCGTTTTCGATGATTTTAGTTGTTCTTCAAGAAATGATGACGGGAGTTGCAATTGGTTTTGGCTCTCTATTACTTTTAAATACTTTTATCATTGCGGGTCAAATTCTTGCTATGCAAACAGGTCTTGGTTTCGCATCTGTCGTAGATCCTGCTAATGGGTTAAGTGTACCTGCCGTCGGTCAGTTCTATTTAATATTAGCGACATTACTGTTTTTTGTTTATAACGGCCATCTGATGATGATTCAAATGGTTGTGTATAGCTTTGAAAGCTTTCCGATTGCAGGAAACTGGTGGGCGGTAGATAATTTTTGGCGAATCGTTAATTGGGGGGGCTGGATGTTCTCTACGGCCCTTGCCCTTGCGTTAGCTCCGTTAACGGCAATGTTGATTATCAATATTTCATTTGGGATTATGACCAGAGCTGCACCTCAGATGAATATTTTCTCCGTAGGGTTTGCATTTACGCTCGTTGCGGGTCTTACCATTATTTGGGCGACACTGGGTAACTTCTTAGCACAATTTGAGTTTCAATGGCTCAAAATGACGGAGCTGATGTGCGACTTAATTGGTTGCACGGTATAG
- the fliQ gene encoding flagellar biosynthesis protein FliQ, whose amino-acid sequence MEPEVFVDILSDALFLVIKLVAAIVVPGLLVGLVVAVFQAATSINEQTLSFLPRLIITILALIFGGHWLTQELMDYFNLVVMRIPEIAG is encoded by the coding sequence GTGGAACCAGAAGTCTTTGTTGATATCTTAAGTGATGCATTGTTTCTGGTCATCAAACTGGTGGCAGCAATTGTGGTACCGGGGCTTCTAGTTGGCTTAGTTGTTGCCGTTTTTCAAGCCGCAACATCGATTAACGAACAAACATTAAGCTTTTTACCGCGTCTAATTATCACGATTCTGGCCCTTATTTTTGGTGGCCATTGGTTAACTCAAGAACTGATGGACTATTTTAACCTCGTGGTTATGCGAATTCCTGAAATTGCAGGCTAA
- the fliP gene encoding flagellar type III secretion system pore protein FliP (The bacterial flagellar biogenesis protein FliP forms a type III secretion system (T3SS)-type pore required for flagellar assembly.) yields the protein MIRLLILCLLLFSGVASAEGIEAISVTTNPDGSQEYSVTLQVLAIMTALSFIPAAVIMMTSFTRIIVVLAILRQAIGLQQSPSNQILLGLSLFLTLFIMAPIFSQINDEAVQPYIKEEITSIQALERAKEPMKAFMLSQTRIKDLETFAKIAGYDKLDSPEDTPFIVIIPAFVTSELQTAFIIGFMFFIPFLIVDLVVASVLMAMGMMMLSPMIVSLPFKIMLFVLVDGWSLVMGTLARSFGLGV from the coding sequence ATGATTAGATTGCTGATACTCTGTTTATTACTGTTTTCTGGGGTAGCTTCTGCAGAAGGGATAGAAGCAATAAGCGTTACAACAAACCCTGACGGCTCTCAAGAGTACTCGGTGACACTTCAAGTGCTCGCCATTATGACAGCGCTGAGTTTTATTCCAGCAGCTGTGATTATGATGACTTCGTTTACTCGAATAATTGTTGTGCTTGCGATTTTGAGACAAGCGATTGGTCTACAGCAATCGCCGTCGAATCAAATTTTACTCGGTTTATCGCTGTTTTTGACGCTATTTATAATGGCACCCATATTTTCGCAGATAAATGATGAAGCGGTGCAGCCATACATAAAAGAAGAAATCACATCAATCCAAGCACTTGAACGTGCCAAAGAACCCATGAAAGCCTTCATGCTGTCACAAACCCGAATTAAAGACCTTGAAACCTTTGCCAAGATAGCAGGATATGACAAGCTTGATAGTCCTGAAGACACGCCGTTTATCGTTATTATTCCGGCATTCGTTACATCAGAGCTGCAAACGGCTTTTATAATTGGTTTTATGTTCTTTATCCCCTTTTTGATAGTCGACTTAGTCGTAGCCAGTGTCTTGATGGCCATGGGTATGATGATGTTATCTCCAATGATAGTTTCCTTACCATTTAAGATTATGCTTTTTGTGCTTGTCGATGGTTGGAGTTTGGTCATGGGTACACTGGCCAGAAGCTTCGGATTGGGGGTGTAA
- the fliO gene encoding flagellar biosynthetic protein FliO, whose translation MRWGWSLAVFGIVFYTTAATATTSEGVPKSSVGAGTAGLSSELLSMGLSLMLVVLLILGLAFVLKRLNPNIVNQKDFKVIRSISLGTKERLLVIELDDKQHLLGVTPNNINYLYQLETPLDDASRTPFANELQKFLAGKGQVTNNHNKKSHD comes from the coding sequence ATGCGTTGGGGGTGGTCTTTAGCAGTGTTTGGTATCGTTTTTTACACGACGGCTGCCACTGCAACAACCTCAGAGGGAGTACCTAAATCTTCTGTGGGGGCTGGTACCGCGGGATTAAGTTCAGAGCTACTTTCCATGGGGTTGTCTCTGATGTTGGTAGTGCTACTTATTTTGGGACTAGCGTTCGTATTAAAGCGTTTGAATCCCAACATCGTAAACCAGAAAGACTTTAAGGTGATCCGCAGTATATCGCTCGGTACGAAAGAACGTTTGCTGGTTATTGAGTTGGATGATAAACAGCATTTGCTTGGGGTAACACCTAATAATATCAATTACTTGTATCAGCTAGAAACACCGCTAGATGATGCTAGCCGAACGCCATTTGCAAACGAACTACAAAAGTTTTTAGCGGGTAAAGGGCAAGTAACCAACAACCATAATAAGAAAAGTCATGATTAG
- the fliN gene encoding flagellar motor switch protein FliN, which produces MSDDQDTMDEWAAALAEAEGAESGSEPEVAELDELKDSAPALSSDEKRKLDTILDIPVTISMEVGRSKINIRNLLQLNQGSVVELDRVAGEPLDVLVNGTLIAHGEVVVVNDKFGIRLTDVISQVERIKKLR; this is translated from the coding sequence ATGAGCGATGATCAAGATACTATGGACGAATGGGCAGCAGCACTAGCTGAAGCCGAAGGTGCCGAAAGTGGCAGTGAGCCAGAAGTTGCAGAGTTAGATGAACTCAAAGATTCAGCGCCTGCATTATCGTCAGATGAAAAACGTAAACTAGATACCATTTTAGATATTCCGGTGACCATTTCTATGGAAGTTGGCCGCTCTAAAATTAATATTCGTAACTTATTACAGCTAAATCAGGGCTCTGTTGTTGAGCTTGATCGCGTAGCTGGTGAACCGTTAGATGTGCTTGTTAACGGCACATTGATCGCGCACGGTGAAGTGGTTGTAGTAAACGACAAGTTTGGTATTCGCTTAACGGACGTCATTAGTCAGGTTGAGCGTATTAAAAAGCTACGTTAA
- the fliM gene encoding flagellar motor switch protein FliM, producing the protein MSDLLSQDEIDALLHGVDEVEEDEVGDGGDGEGAGALQYDFSSQDRIVRGRMPTLEIVNERFARHMRISLFNMMRRTAEVSINGVQMLKFGEYIHTLFVPTSLNMVRFRPLKGTGLITMEARLVFILVDNFFGGDGRYHAKIEGREFTPTERRIVQMLLKIIFEDYKEAWAPVMDVSFEYLDSEVNPAMANIVSPTEVVVISSFHIELDGGGGDFHISLPYSMLEPIRELLDAGVQSDTEDTDLRWSKALRDEIMDVEVEISSQLLEVDLSLEQVMKLQAGDVIPVEMPEHVTVFVEELPTFRAKMGRSRDNVALQISEKIKRPESVKSELHVFTKGGKKLDSDAELAELEEDLHLSEGVDLDW; encoded by the coding sequence GTGAGCGATTTATTATCCCAAGACGAAATTGATGCGCTACTCCATGGTGTAGATGAAGTCGAAGAAGACGAAGTCGGCGATGGTGGTGACGGTGAAGGCGCTGGTGCCTTACAGTATGACTTTTCGTCTCAAGATAGAATTGTGCGTGGGCGGATGCCAACGCTTGAAATCGTTAATGAACGATTTGCCCGCCATATGCGCATTAGCCTTTTCAACATGATGCGCCGCACCGCGGAGGTGTCTATCAATGGCGTACAAATGCTTAAATTCGGCGAATATATTCATACTTTATTCGTTCCTACCAGCTTGAATATGGTGCGTTTTAGACCACTAAAAGGGACTGGTCTTATTACAATGGAAGCACGGTTGGTCTTTATTCTCGTAGACAACTTTTTTGGTGGCGATGGTCGTTATCATGCCAAGATTGAGGGACGGGAATTTACACCAACAGAACGTCGTATCGTGCAGATGCTACTAAAAATCATCTTTGAAGATTATAAAGAAGCATGGGCGCCGGTGATGGATGTGTCGTTTGAATATCTCGACTCGGAAGTGAACCCCGCGATGGCTAATATTGTGTCACCAACAGAAGTGGTGGTTATTAGCTCCTTCCACATTGAATTAGATGGTGGAGGGGGCGATTTCCATATTTCACTGCCTTACTCTATGTTGGAACCGATTCGAGAGTTACTTGATGCCGGTGTTCAATCAGATACTGAAGATACCGATCTCCGTTGGAGTAAGGCGCTTCGTGACGAGATTATGGACGTGGAAGTTGAGATTTCTTCCCAGTTACTGGAAGTTGACTTATCGCTTGAGCAAGTAATGAAGCTTCAAGCTGGTGATGTTATTCCTGTGGAAATGCCAGAGCATGTAACGGTTTTTGTTGAGGAACTGCCAACGTTTAGAGCAAAAATGGGCCGTTCTCGTGACAACGTCGCGTTGCAGATCAGTGAAAAAATTAAACGTCCAGAATCAGTTAAGTCAGAGCTTCATGTATTCACCAAAGGTGGTAAAAAGCTCGATTCTGATGCTGAACTGGCAGAATTAGAAGAAGATCTACATCTTTCCGAAGGTGTGGATTTAGATTGGTAG
- the fliL gene encoding flagellar basal body-associated protein FliL produces MAEETDLEIEETGGSKKKLIIIIAAAVLVLGGVAGFFLFSGSDAPEESLAEETTASEVKAEQGSAAQMGSALYVAMPRPFVFNVPGASRDRIVQIKVQLLVRGDVNEEVAKKHIPLIEGTLLSVFSTTTADELSTSAGKETLRLTALDKVQAAMEGVEGSKVIERVLFTGFVMQ; encoded by the coding sequence ATGGCTGAAGAAACCGACTTAGAAATAGAAGAAACGGGTGGTTCTAAGAAAAAGCTGATTATCATTATTGCCGCTGCGGTATTGGTACTTGGCGGTGTCGCAGGGTTTTTCTTATTTTCAGGCTCAGACGCACCAGAAGAATCTTTAGCAGAAGAAACGACAGCAAGTGAAGTTAAAGCGGAGCAAGGTAGCGCTGCGCAAATGGGGAGCGCATTGTACGTTGCTATGCCTCGCCCTTTTGTTTTCAATGTACCTGGTGCAAGTCGCGACAGAATCGTGCAAATTAAAGTTCAGCTGCTGGTTCGCGGTGATGTCAATGAAGAAGTAGCAAAGAAGCATATTCCCTTGATTGAAGGTACTTTACTGAGCGTGTTTTCCACTACCACAGCAGACGAGCTAAGCACGAGTGCTGGTAAAGAAACGTTACGGCTAACGGCGCTAGATAAAGTTCAAGCCGCGATGGAAGGGGTTGAAGGTAGTAAAGTAATCGAGCGTGTGCTGTTTACTGGCTTTGTAATGCAATAA
- a CDS encoding flagellar hook-length control protein FliK produces the protein MNLMLASMLQRGSNEVDIKEKSQETDTEGKEGGSGFSALMAELAEQESVSNQVKESADSVASDSVTSDPDARIDSEVPSSDEPQSGDKAQSASSVQHGEVPVSTVSYTDKGQVVVDKPLPDSPDNDLYAQISAAKQQNTSLSQNPTAISQLVKEALGKVSAADENVATSDGASSEEQLQDEASPLIRGLKGQTENTGTKTAPLSSALASLDSQDSEVEAAKPALMNDSAEAEEQTVQPKLQKDANTQAVVTNTNVEKRDPDANKLAGTQVEDESETAQLKESLVGNKSELVQSVSSPEAKQSETKQIVSETSTQTVKEKNSVATKSTTDVQTIVEKLTVQQQHELKAVMAGKLDIYDASPNVQKAVAQLIGKGVDIANVQQFKAVVPSSVVTQTSIDAPTEATTDVKSAIQESFNVNSTQEKSNNSGQQAVVVKEGERAEKNIAVNKLASDEKLAAEKQSSEKQSSEKQISEKLVDKENSKVIQAEASIVKDAVKNERQSANAATATPTSAKSEASPVSAAQDTSSLNQTLKEVQQIQQSQPANQSTAQTKQATDANLQQAINIARQDAAKELHQRVGLMLNLNNKEAEIRLDPPELGAMQIRIKSDAEQAQVNIVVQNQQAKELLEQSLPRLREMLAEQGIELGDSQISHQQGGDTEAESQTAGGNANGTQTVGDEQGHSDNPQPSQKRNTDSAIDYYA, from the coding sequence ATGAATCTAATGCTTGCATCCATGCTGCAACGAGGCAGTAACGAGGTTGATATTAAAGAAAAATCCCAAGAAACGGACACTGAGGGTAAAGAAGGCGGTTCTGGATTTAGCGCTTTAATGGCTGAGTTAGCGGAGCAAGAAAGTGTAAGCAATCAGGTAAAGGAGTCAGCAGATTCAGTAGCCTCAGATTCCGTAACCTCAGATCCGGATGCACGAATAGATAGCGAAGTACCATCAAGTGATGAACCGCAATCAGGCGATAAGGCGCAAAGCGCTTCTTCTGTGCAGCATGGGGAAGTACCAGTTTCTACGGTTAGCTACACCGACAAAGGTCAGGTAGTTGTGGACAAGCCACTTCCTGATTCCCCTGACAATGACTTGTATGCTCAGATCAGCGCTGCAAAACAGCAGAACACTTCATTGAGCCAAAACCCAACAGCAATTTCGCAATTAGTCAAAGAGGCATTGGGTAAGGTCTCGGCGGCTGATGAAAACGTTGCGACTAGCGATGGTGCATCCTCTGAGGAGCAGCTGCAAGACGAAGCGAGTCCGTTAATTCGAGGGTTGAAAGGTCAAACTGAAAATACAGGTACAAAGACAGCCCCTTTGTCATCAGCATTGGCTTCTTTGGATAGCCAAGACTCAGAAGTTGAGGCCGCTAAACCTGCGTTAATGAACGACAGTGCAGAAGCTGAAGAGCAAACAGTACAGCCTAAGCTGCAAAAGGATGCTAACACTCAAGCCGTGGTTACCAATACAAACGTAGAAAAACGGGATCCAGATGCTAATAAGTTAGCTGGGACTCAAGTTGAAGATGAGTCTGAAACCGCGCAACTTAAAGAATCCTTAGTCGGTAATAAATCAGAGCTTGTTCAATCTGTTTCTTCACCTGAAGCTAAGCAATCAGAAACAAAGCAAATCGTTTCTGAGACGAGTACACAAACAGTGAAAGAGAAAAACTCAGTAGCTACAAAAAGCACGACTGATGTGCAAACCATTGTAGAAAAGTTGACTGTTCAGCAACAGCACGAATTAAAAGCGGTGATGGCCGGTAAGCTTGATATTTATGATGCGTCACCCAATGTACAAAAAGCCGTAGCCCAGTTAATTGGTAAAGGTGTTGATATTGCAAATGTGCAGCAATTTAAAGCGGTTGTGCCATCCTCTGTCGTAACCCAAACTTCAATAGACGCTCCGACAGAAGCAACGACGGACGTAAAAAGTGCTATCCAAGAGTCTTTTAATGTAAATAGCACGCAAGAAAAGTCTAACAATAGTGGGCAGCAGGCCGTGGTAGTTAAAGAGGGTGAACGTGCTGAAAAAAATATAGCTGTGAATAAATTGGCTAGTGATGAAAAGTTGGCAGCGGAGAAGCAAAGTTCAGAAAAACAGAGCTCAGAAAAACAAATAAGCGAAAAGCTAGTTGATAAAGAGAATAGTAAGGTGATTCAAGCGGAAGCAAGCATTGTGAAAGATGCAGTTAAAAATGAGCGTCAATCGGCTAATGCCGCTACAGCGACACCAACTTCAGCTAAGTCTGAAGCAAGCCCTGTAAGTGCAGCGCAAGATACTAGCTCACTAAACCAAACGCTGAAAGAAGTTCAGCAAATTCAACAGTCTCAGCCAGCAAACCAAAGTACAGCGCAGACAAAACAGGCAACAGATGCTAATCTTCAACAGGCGATTAATATAGCGCGTCAAGATGCCGCAAAAGAGTTGCATCAACGGGTAGGACTGATGCTTAATCTTAACAATAAAGAAGCTGAAATTCGCTTGGACCCGCCTGAGCTTGGGGCAATGCAAATTCGGATTAAAAGCGATGCGGAGCAGGCTCAAGTAAATATTGTGGTGCAAAATCAGCAAGCTAAAGAATTGTTAGAACAATCACTGCCAAGACTGAGAGAAATGTTAGCTGAACAAGGGATTGAACTAGGCGATAGTCAAATATCGCATCAGCAAGGTGGAGATACCGAGGCAGAATCACAAACGGCTGGTGGAAATGCAAATGGAACGCAAACTGTAGGTGATGAGCAGGGGCATTCTGACAACCCACAACCATCGCAAAAGAGAAATACTGATTCTGCAATAGATTACTATGCCTAA
- the fliJ gene encoding flagellar export protein FliJ — MANNKLTLLLKLEKDKEDNLRANFVQAQQHLATNQQRLSGLNDFRLEYSMQLHSRAQVGLSSGGFNQYHNFINKIEQAIDQQAKTVNTAKQVVEQRRKLWLAQQAKTKAIEKLIEKQALARQTRLAKAEQKMLDEFATNQFVRKERAW, encoded by the coding sequence ATGGCAAATAACAAACTGACTTTATTGCTCAAGCTAGAAAAAGACAAAGAAGATAATCTTCGAGCTAACTTTGTTCAAGCTCAGCAGCACCTAGCGACAAACCAACAACGTTTATCGGGACTAAACGATTTTCGTTTGGAATACAGCATGCAGCTACATAGTAGAGCACAAGTTGGCCTGTCTAGCGGTGGTTTTAATCAATATCATAACTTTATTAATAAGATTGAGCAGGCTATTGATCAGCAAGCAAAAACGGTCAACACAGCTAAGCAGGTGGTTGAACAACGTCGTAAGCTATGGTTAGCGCAGCAGGCTAAAACAAAAGCAATTGAAAAACTCATCGAGAAGCAAGCCCTTGCTAGGCAAACTCGTCTTGCCAAAGCAGAGCAAAAAATGCTTGATGAGTTCGCGACTAATCAGTTTGTACGAAAAGAGCGAGCTTGGTAA
- the fliI gene encoding flagellar protein export ATPase FliI, translating to MSTSAAMSERISKYQKFIKPYGVAVAGSLTRVVGLTLEARGLSAPVGSQCKIETLGGFIDAEVIGFNQETLYLMPNDHITGVLPGARVIPKVKDAGLPVGMGLLGRVVDGLGRPLDGLGAIDAEKHLKFAAAPINPLARRPIDSPMDVGVRAINSIVTVGQGQRMGLFAGSGVGKSVLLGMMTRGSEADVIVVGLVGERGREVKEFIDEILGVEGRRRSVVVAAPADASPLMRLKGCESAVTIAEYFRDQGLNVLLLLDSVTRYAMAQREIALAVGEPPATKGYPPSVFAKLPALVERAGNGGEGQGSITAFFTVLSEGDDMQDPIADAARAILDGHIVLSRELADSGHYPAIDIEKSISRVMPQVVSEAHMQQARVLKQVYSMYQQNKDMITLGAYQRGSDQMLDQAINMMPAVNNFLQQGMKDVINYDECLQGLAKLLGQA from the coding sequence ATGTCGACATCTGCTGCTATGAGCGAGCGCATCAGTAAGTATCAGAAATTTATCAAACCATACGGGGTTGCGGTTGCAGGTAGCCTCACCCGTGTGGTTGGTCTCACCCTTGAAGCTAGGGGACTAAGTGCTCCCGTCGGCAGTCAATGTAAAATCGAGACGCTTGGCGGTTTTATTGACGCAGAAGTCATCGGTTTCAATCAAGAAACGCTTTACCTCATGCCAAACGACCATATTACAGGCGTTCTTCCTGGAGCTCGAGTGATCCCAAAAGTCAAGGATGCTGGATTACCTGTCGGAATGGGTTTACTTGGTCGTGTGGTTGATGGACTTGGTAGGCCACTAGATGGCCTTGGTGCCATTGACGCTGAGAAGCATCTTAAATTTGCCGCAGCGCCCATTAACCCACTTGCAAGGCGTCCAATCGACTCACCAATGGATGTAGGTGTACGCGCGATAAATTCGATCGTAACAGTGGGTCAAGGCCAACGTATGGGTCTGTTTGCAGGGAGTGGTGTGGGTAAATCGGTATTGCTTGGCATGATGACACGAGGCAGTGAAGCGGATGTTATTGTCGTTGGCTTGGTCGGTGAACGTGGTCGTGAGGTGAAAGAGTTTATCGATGAGATTTTGGGAGTCGAGGGCAGACGCCGCTCTGTTGTGGTTGCCGCTCCCGCCGATGCTTCACCGCTGATGCGCTTAAAAGGCTGTGAGAGTGCTGTGACTATTGCGGAGTATTTCCGTGATCAAGGATTAAACGTACTGTTGTTACTGGATTCAGTGACGCGTTATGCCATGGCGCAGCGTGAGATAGCGCTTGCGGTTGGCGAGCCGCCAGCCACAAAAGGGTATCCGCCTTCCGTGTTTGCAAAGCTTCCAGCACTGGTTGAGCGCGCAGGTAACGGAGGTGAAGGACAAGGTTCAATTACTGCATTCTTTACCGTATTGAGTGAAGGTGATGATATGCAAGACCCTATTGCCGATGCTGCCCGAGCTATTTTGGATGGTCATATCGTGTTATCACGAGAGCTTGCCGATAGTGGTCATTACCCAGCGATAGATATTGAAAAGTCAATCAGCCGAGTGATGCCTCAAGTGGTATCAGAGGCACACATGCAGCAAGCAAGAGTACTCAAACAAGTTTATTCAATGTACCAGCAGAACAAAGACATGATCACCTTAGGTGCCTATCAACGTGGGAGTGACCAGATGCTAGATCAGGCGATAAATATGATGCCAGCGGTGAATAACTTCCTTCAGCAAGGCATGAAAGACGTGATCAATTATGACGAGTGTTTGCAAGGCCTCGCTAAGCTACTAGGACAAGCATAA
- the fliH gene encoding flagellar assembly protein FliH has translation MVDKKLYKGRPVSTEAVDELLENWPIPDVTDKPEKYRGRSTAFGTPLEELYTKREVSAEPEPQEPEFPTLTLEELEQIRQDAYEEGIKQGHEQGYIEGFDKGVSEGKEAGYKEGVEIGKEKGLEEAQPLIEERLKALSTILDGMQTPLKKVDDECEKQLVVLVNLLAEQVIFKELKTTPELILNALKKAMDALPVKDQTVRIHLHPEDLALVQAMYGEEHIQSQHWQLLPEPTLDRGGCEVKTPQSSIDMTLKNRISEVLESFLQDSGINQ, from the coding sequence ATGGTCGATAAAAAGTTGTATAAAGGCCGCCCAGTCAGCACCGAAGCGGTGGATGAGTTACTAGAAAACTGGCCCATTCCGGATGTTACCGATAAACCCGAGAAATACCGTGGTCGCTCTACGGCCTTTGGTACGCCGTTGGAAGAGTTATATACTAAGAGAGAGGTGAGCGCAGAACCTGAGCCGCAAGAGCCTGAGTTTCCAACGCTTACGCTTGAAGAGTTAGAGCAGATCCGTCAGGATGCCTACGAAGAAGGAATAAAGCAAGGCCATGAACAAGGCTATATCGAAGGCTTTGACAAAGGCGTATCAGAAGGCAAAGAGGCCGGTTATAAAGAAGGTGTAGAAATAGGTAAAGAAAAGGGGCTAGAGGAAGCACAACCTCTCATTGAAGAGAGGTTGAAAGCGCTATCCACTATTCTAGATGGCATGCAAACGCCACTGAAAAAGGTTGATGATGAGTGTGAAAAGCAGCTGGTTGTACTCGTCAATTTATTGGCAGAGCAGGTTATTTTTAAAGAGCTCAAGACCACGCCTGAACTTATTTTAAACGCGTTGAAAAAAGCGATGGACGCGCTGCCTGTCAAAGATCAAACAGTACGCATCCATCTGCACCCAGAAGATTTAGCCTTAGTGCAAGCCATGTATGGCGAAGAACATATACAATCGCAGCATTGGCAGTTACTTCCAGAGCCGACGTTAGACAGGGGTGGTTGCGAGGTGAAAACGCCTCAGTCATCCATTGATATGACGCTTAAAAACCGTATTAGTGAAGTATTGGAATCATTTTTGCAGGATAGTGGTATAAACCAATAA
- the fliG gene encoding flagellar motor switch protein FliG has product MTDQEQKQLPAAFDVDKLDGVDKAAILLLSLTEEDAAQILKHLEPKQVQKVGMAMASMDDLSQAKIAAVHNLFIEQIQSFSTIGFQSEDFIKKALTAALGEDKAASLIDQIVMGSGAKGLDSLKWMDSKQVANIIRNEHPQIQTIVLSYLEPEQSAEILSQFPEKVRLDLTMRIANLEEVQPAALQELNEIMEKQFAGQAGAQAAKMGGLKAAADIMNYLDTNIEGQLMDSIREHDEEMSQQIQDLMFVFENLMDVEDRGIQAILREVQQDVLMKAIKGADESLKEKIMKNMSKRAAEMMQDDLEAMPPVRISEVEAAQKEILATARRLADSGEIMLGGGGGEEFL; this is encoded by the coding sequence CCGCAGCCTTTGACGTTGACAAGCTAGATGGCGTCGACAAGGCTGCCATCTTACTGCTTAGTTTGACTGAAGAAGATGCAGCTCAGATTTTGAAACACTTAGAGCCAAAGCAAGTGCAAAAGGTCGGTATGGCAATGGCCTCCATGGATGACCTATCTCAGGCTAAAATAGCAGCTGTGCACAATTTGTTTATCGAACAAATTCAAAGTTTTAGTACGATAGGTTTCCAATCGGAAGATTTCATTAAGAAGGCGCTAACCGCAGCACTTGGTGAAGACAAAGCGGCAAGTCTCATTGACCAAATCGTCATGGGCTCTGGTGCAAAAGGGTTGGATTCGTTGAAGTGGATGGACTCGAAGCAAGTTGCCAATATTATCCGCAACGAGCACCCGCAGATCCAAACGATTGTATTGTCTTATTTAGAGCCAGAGCAATCCGCTGAAATCTTGTCTCAGTTTCCTGAGAAAGTACGCTTAGATTTGACAATGCGTATTGCAAACTTAGAAGAAGTACAACCAGCGGCACTACAAGAACTCAACGAGATCATGGAGAAGCAGTTCGCTGGTCAAGCTGGTGCACAAGCAGCGAAAATGGGTGGCTTAAAAGCCGCTGCAGATATCATGAACTACTTAGATACCAACATTGAAGGTCAGTTGATGGATTCAATCCGAGAACACGACGAAGAAATGTCGCAACAAATTCAAGACCTTATGTTCGTGTTTGAAAACTTAATGGATGTAGAAGACCGTGGTATCCAGGCAATCCTTCGTGAAGTTCAGCAAGATGTACTAATGAAAGCAATTAAAGGCGCGGACGAATCCTTAAAAGAAAAGATCATGAAGAATATGTCTAAGCGTGCTGCTGAGATGATGCAAGATGACCTTGAGGCTATGCCTCCAGTGCGGATCAGTGAAGTGGAAGCAGCACAAAAAGAAATTTTGGCAACGGCTAGACGTTTGGCTGACTCAGGTGAAATTATGCTTGGTGGTGGTGGTGGTGAGGAGTTCCTATAA